The following DNA comes from Trueperaceae bacterium.
CGCGCAGGTGGACGTGGGGGTCGACGAAGGCGGGGGTGCCCACCAGGCCGGTCGCGTCGATCTCGCGGTCGACGGGACCTTCGGGGGTGGGGCCCTCGATGCGGCCGCCGGCCAGGACGAGGTCGTGGACCCCCTCGTCGGCGTGCGCCGTCCGCCAGTGGGCGCCGCGCAGCCGGATGCGTTCCTCGGGGGCGTTCATGCGGCCTCCTTTCCGACGAGCAGGTGGTAGAGGACCGCCATGCGGACCGGGAGGCCGGCCGCGACCTGGGCGGTGACGAGGGAGCGGGGCCCGTCGGCGACCGCGCCCTCGATCTCGACGTCGCGGTTCATCGGGCCCGGATGCAGGACGAACGCGTTCGGGTCGGCCTGCGCGAGGCGGGCCGCATCCAGCCGGTAGCGGCGCGCGTACGCCGCGAGCGAGGGGATGCGCGCCGCGTCCATGCGTTCGCGTTGCAGGCGCAACGGCATGACGGCGTGGGCGCCGTCCAGCGCCCGCTCGACGTTCGGCTCGAGGCGGACCCCCGGGAGGGCCGCCAGGGCGGGGGGGAGGAGGGTCGGGGGGCCGCACAGGACGACCTCCGCCCCGAGCCGCGCCCAGAGCACCGCGTCGCTGCGCGCGACGCGGGAGTGCGCGACGTCGCCCAGGATCACCAGCTTCGTGCGGTCGAACGCCGCGCCGCCGGCCGCGCGGTAGGCGTAGGCGTCCAGCAGCGCCTGCGTGGGGTGGGCGCGGCGTCCGTCGCCGGCGTTGATCACCTTCGCGTCGGTCCAGCGCGCCACCTGGTGCGGCACGCCGGCGGCGGGGTGGCGCACGACGAAGGCGTCGACCTTCAGCGCCGCGAGGGTGGCGATGGTGTCGTACAGCGATTCACCCTTCGACAGCGACGTCCCGCCCTTCGCGAAGGTCAGGACGTCCGCCGACTGCGCGCGCGCCGCGCGCTCGAAGCTGAGGCGGGTGCGCGTCGAATCCTCGAAGAACGCCGTGGCGATCGTGAAGCCCTGCAGGGCGGGGACGCGCTTGACGGGCCGCTCCAGGACCTGCGCCATGACGTCGGCGGTGTCGAACAGCGCGTGGATGCGGGCCTCGTCGAGGTCGCCCTCGTCGCGCAGGTGCGCCAGGGGCGCGCTCACGCCGCCCCCTCCCCGCGGGCGTCGCCGTCGGGGCGTTCGTCGAGGACGACCTCGTCGACGCCGTCGGTCTCGGTCAGGCGGACCTTGACGACCTCGTCGCGGCGCGTGGGGACGTTCTTGCCGACGTAGTCCGCGCGGATCGGCAGTTCCCGGTGGCCGCGGTCGACGAGGACGGCGTACTGGATCACCGCGGGGCGGCCGAGGTCGACCAGGGCGTCCAGCGCCGCGCGGGCGGTGCGGCCGGTGTAGAGCACGTCGTCGCACACCACCAGCCGCAGGCCGGCGACGTCGAAGGGGACGTCGGTTCGCTTGACGACCGGCTGCAACGCGATTTCGGTGAGGTCGTCGCGGTAGAGGGTGATGTCGAGGTGCCCGACGGCGGGTCGGGCCGGCTCGAAGCTGGCGATGCGGTCCGCGAGGCGTTCGGCGATCGGGACGCCGCGCGTGTGGATCCCGACGAGCGCCAGGTCGTCGGCGCCCTTGGCGCGCTCGACGATCTCGTGCGCGATGCGGGTCAACGCCCGGTCGAGTTCGCGGGCGTCGAGCAGGGTGGCTTTCCCGCTCACGGCGTCGCCTGCGCCCCGTCCGCCCCGTCGGCGTCGCCCTCCGCGTCCTGCGTGGCGTCCTCCGCGTCGCCGCCGCCGCGGGGCAGGACGGCGTTCAGGAGCACGCCGACGAGGCCGGCGAGCCCGATGCCCTCGAGCCGGAGGTCGCCGACCTCGAGCAGCATGCCGCCCACCCCGAAGACCAGCACGACCGACGCGATCACCAGGTTGCGGGCCTCGTTCAGGTCGGTGCGGGCGCGCACGAGGGTGTTCATGCCGACGACGACGATGCCTCCGAACAGGAGCACGAGGATGCCGCCCATGACGGGGGCGGGGATCGTCTGCAGGAACGCGCCGAGCTTCCCGACGAACGCCAGCACGATCGCCGCGACCGCGGCGATCGTCATGACCGCCGGGTTGAACGCGCGGGTGAGCGCGACCGCGCCGGACACCTCGCTGTACGTCGTGTTCGGGGGGCCGCCGAGCATGCCGGCGACGCCGGTCGCGAGACCGTCGCCGAGCATCGTGCGGTCGACGCCGGGATCGGCGAGGTAGTCCTTGCCGGTCACGCTGCGGATCGCGAGGACGTCCCCGAAGTGCTCGATGGCCGGGGCGAGCGCGACCGGCAGGATGAACAGGATGGCGGGCAGGTGGAAGGTCGGCGTCACGAACGCCGGGACGGCGAGCCACGCCGCCTCGCGCATGGGGGTGAGGTCGACGAAGCCGAACGGGATCGCGACGACGTACCCGACGGCGATGCCGACCAGGATCGGGGTGAGGCGCAGCAGGCCGCGGCCGACGAGCGCGGTGGCGGCGGTCGCGGCGAGCGCGATCATCGCGACGGCGACCGCCGACCCGGCGTACGCGCCGTCCATGTTCACCGCCATGTCGATCGCGACCGGCGCGAGGGAGAGGCCGATCACCATGATGACGGGGCCGGTGACGATCGGGGGCAGGAGGCGCTCGAACGCCGCGACGCCGCGCGCGCGGATGAGGCCGGCGAGCGCGACGTACAACAACCCGGCCGCGACGAGTCCCGAGAGGGTCTCCGCGACGCCCCAGCGCTGCACGCCGATCTGGATCGGGGCGATGAAGGCGAAGCTCGAGGCCAGGAAGACCGGGACGCGTCCGCGGGTGACGAGCTGGAAGACGAGCGTCCCGGCGCCGGCGGTGAACAGCGCGACGTTCGGGTCGAGGCCGGTGAGGATCGGCACGAGCACCAGCGAGCCGAAGGCGACGAACAGCATCTGGATGCCGATGGGGATCGCCCGCGGATCGAAGCGGTACTCCGTCCGGGAGAGGAGGGCGCGCACGTCGTCGCGCCGGGTCGAGTCGGTCATGGGGTCCTCCTTCTGCCCTCGGAGGACGTGGCGAACGCCGCGCGCCGCCGGCCCCACGCGAACGCGCCGCCACGACGCAGGGGCGTCGGGCGGCGCGAGGGGGTCGGCGTCGGTCGTGCGGTCGGCACGTGGTCTCCTTTTCGGCCTCACGGGACCGGGTTAAAGGCAGGGGGAGGGTACCACGTCGGCGGGGGCGGGCGCCGCCCGGGCCGCGCCGGGGGCGCGTGGTAGCGTCCCCGCGCCGCGCGGCTGCGCGCGGGGGGCGCCCGCCCCGCAGGAGGGTGACGTGGAGGGACGCGACGCGACGTGGATGCCGGAGGGCTACGCGCGGCTCCGGAGGCTCGGGGCAGGGCAGACGTCGGTCGTGCACCTCGCCCGTCACGCCCGGTTCGGGGAGGTGGCGCTCAAACTGCCGCGCGACGACCTCCGCGACGACCCCACCCTCCGCCGCATGTTCGAGACCGAGGTCGTGCTCAGCATGCGCTTCGACCACCCGCACGTCGTGCGCGGCCTCGACGGCCGCTCGACCGGCCCGGGCGCCTACCTGGCGCTGGAGTACTGCGCCGGCGGGACGTTGGATCAGCACCTGTTGGAGCGCGGGCGCATGGGCATCGAGCGCGCGGTGCGGATCGTGGAGGACGTCGCGTCGGGCCTCGCGCACGTGCACGCCCGGCGGGTGGTGCACCGCGACGTCAAGCCCGCCAACGTCTTCCTCGACGACGCGGGCCGCGCGAAGCTCGGCGATTTCGGGACCGCCGCCTCGATCGGGGAGGTGGGGGACGCGCGGGTGGGGACGGCGTTCTACATGGCGCCGGAGATCTTCGAGGGGCGTCCGGCGACCGTCCGCAGCGACGTGTACGCGTTGGGCGTCGCGACGTACGAGGTCGTGACCGGCGAGCGTCCCTTCCAGGGGGCGCGCTACGAGGACCTCCTGCACGCCCACACGAGCGGCGTCCTGCGCGATCCGCGGGCGGTGCGCGACGGCGTGCCCGACGCCCTCGCGGAGCTCGTGCGCCGCGCGATGGCGCGGACGCCCGACGCCCGCTTCGAGGACGTCCCGGCGTTCCTCGCGGCGTTGCGGGCGGCGACCGGGCGGCCCGACCCGGAGGCTGCCGCCCCGCGTTTCGGGCGCGCCTCGCGCCGCCGCCCCGTCCCGGGGGGCGCGGAGGACGAAGATGCGGTGCAGGAGCGCTCGGACGACGGCGACGCGGCGCCGCGTCCGTGGTGGCGGCGGGGCTCCGGCGGGGAATCCTGAGCGCCGCACTACACGATGCGCCCGCGGCGGTCTGCTACACTCCAACTCGGAACGTTTCCGAAGACTGGGCGACCCGGTCCGGGGCTCCGGCGGCGTATCCTCCTGCGAATCCATTCCAACCCCACGAGGTGGCACCGTGAGCGACAACCGACTCGAGATCCGCAACCTGCACGCCCGCATCGCCGGGGGCGTCGACATCCTCAAGGGCGTCGACCTGACCGTCCCCGCCGGCGAGGTCCACGCCCTGATGGGCCAGAACGGCTCGGGCAAGTCGACCCTCGCGAAGGTGATGGCCGGCGACCCCGCCTACGAGATCACCGACGGCGACATCCTCATCGACGGCCAGTCGGTCCTCGAGATGGAGCCCGACGAGCGCGCCCGCACCGGCCTGTACCTGGCGTTCCAGTACCCCGTCGAGGTACCCGGCGTGTCGATCGCGAACTTCCTCCGCCTCGCGCTGAACGCGCGCCGCGAGGAGGACGACGAGATCGGCGTCATGGAGTTCTACACGAAGCTCCAGGCCGCCGTGAAGGAACTCGATTGGGACGAGTCGATCATCGAGCGCAACCTGCACGAGGGCTTCTCGGGCGGGGAGAAGAAGCGCAGCGAAATCCTGCAGCTGCTGGTCCTGGAACCCAAGTACGCGATCCTCGACGAGACCGACTCCGGCCTCGACGTCGACGCGCTCAAGGTCGTCGCGCACGGCGTGAACGCCGCGCGGGGCGACGCCTTTGGTGCGCTCGTCATCACGCACTACCAGCGGCTGCTGAACCACATCGTGCCCGACCGCGTGCACGTCATGGCGGAGGGCCGCGTGATCACCAGCGGCGACAAGGAGCTCGCCATGGAGCTCGACGGCAAGGGCTACGACTGGATCAAGAACGAGGTCGCGTCCGGCGCGGCGCCCGCCTGAGGCCCGCCCCGACCGACCGACGCCCCGTCCGTGCGGCCCCCGCACGCGTAAAGGAGGACTCCCGTGGCTGACGCCCCGATGCAGCACCCCGACGCCGACAAGCTCGTCGGCATGGAGCACGAGAAGCAGTACGACTTCCAGCTCCCCGAAGAGTACTTCTACAAGTCCGAGAAGGGCCTCACCCCCGAGGTCATCGAGAAGATCAGCGCCTTCAAGGGCGAACCGCAGTGGATGCTCGACTTCCGCCTCAAGTCGCTCGAGATCGCCATGAAGAAGGGCGCCCCGAAGTGGGGTCCCGACCTGTCGGGCCTGAACTTCGACGACATCTACTTCTACGTCCGCCCCAACGAGGAGCAGGGCACCACCAACTCGTGGGACGACATCCCCGAGGAGGTGCGCGCCACCTACCAGCGGCTCGGCATCCCCGAAGCGGAACAGAAGGTCCTCGCCGGCGTCGGCGCGCAGTACGAAAGCGAAATGGTCTACCACTCCCTCAAGGAGGAGTGGGAGAAGCAGGGCGTGATCTTCCTCGACACCGACACGGGACTGCAGGAACACGAGGAGCTCTTCAAGGAGTACTTCGCGACCGTCGTGCCGCCCAACGACAACTACTACGCCGCGGTCAACAGCGCCGTGTGGTCGGGCGGCTCGTTCGTCTACGTCCCGAAGGGCGTCGAGGTCGACGTGCCGCTGCAGGCGTACTTCCTGCTCAACGCGCAGAACATCGGGCAGTTCGAACGCACGTTGATCATTGTCGAGGAGGGCGCCAAGGCGCACTACATCGAGGGCTGCACCGCCCCGACGTACGCCTCCGACAGCTTCCACAGCGGCGTCATCGAGATCATCGCCAAGGACAACGCCAACGTCCGCTACTCGACCATCCAGAACTGGTCGCACAACGTCTACAACCTCGTGACGCAGCGCGCGATGGTGCACTCCGGCGCCAGCATGGGGTGGCTCGACGGCAACCTCGGCTCCAAGGTCACCATGAAGTACCCGAGCTGCTACCTGGTCGGGCCCGGCGCGCACGGCGAGGTGCTCTCCATCGCCTTCGCCGGCGACGGCCAGCACCAGGACGCCGGCGCGAAGGTCATCCACGCCGCCCCCAACACCAGCTCGAGCGTCGTGTCGAAGTCGATCAGCAAGGGCGAGGGCACCAGCAGCTACCG
Coding sequences within:
- a CDS encoding serine/threonine-protein kinase, giving the protein MEGRDATWMPEGYARLRRLGAGQTSVVHLARHARFGEVALKLPRDDLRDDPTLRRMFETEVVLSMRFDHPHVVRGLDGRSTGPGAYLALEYCAGGTLDQHLLERGRMGIERAVRIVEDVASGLAHVHARRVVHRDVKPANVFLDDAGRAKLGDFGTAASIGEVGDARVGTAFYMAPEIFEGRPATVRSDVYALGVATYEVVTGERPFQGARYEDLLHAHTSGVLRDPRAVRDGVPDALAELVRRAMARTPDARFEDVPAFLAALRAATGRPDPEAAAPRFGRASRRRPVPGGAEDEDAVQERSDDGDAAPRPWWRRGSGGES
- the sufC gene encoding Fe-S cluster assembly ATPase SufC translates to MSDNRLEIRNLHARIAGGVDILKGVDLTVPAGEVHALMGQNGSGKSTLAKVMAGDPAYEITDGDILIDGQSVLEMEPDERARTGLYLAFQYPVEVPGVSIANFLRLALNARREEDDEIGVMEFYTKLQAAVKELDWDESIIERNLHEGFSGGEKKRSEILQLLVLEPKYAILDETDSGLDVDALKVVAHGVNAARGDAFGALVITHYQRLLNHIVPDRVHVMAEGRVITSGDKELAMELDGKGYDWIKNEVASGAAPA
- the pyrR gene encoding bifunctional pyr operon transcriptional regulator/uracil phosphoribosyltransferase PyrR — encoded protein: MSGKATLLDARELDRALTRIAHEIVERAKGADDLALVGIHTRGVPIAERLADRIASFEPARPAVGHLDITLYRDDLTEIALQPVVKRTDVPFDVAGLRLVVCDDVLYTGRTARAALDALVDLGRPAVIQYAVLVDRGHRELPIRADYVGKNVPTRRDEVVKVRLTETDGVDEVVLDERPDGDARGEGAA
- the sufB gene encoding Fe-S cluster assembly protein SufB; translation: MADAPMQHPDADKLVGMEHEKQYDFQLPEEYFYKSEKGLTPEVIEKISAFKGEPQWMLDFRLKSLEIAMKKGAPKWGPDLSGLNFDDIYFYVRPNEEQGTTNSWDDIPEEVRATYQRLGIPEAEQKVLAGVGAQYESEMVYHSLKEEWEKQGVIFLDTDTGLQEHEELFKEYFATVVPPNDNYYAAVNSAVWSGGSFVYVPKGVEVDVPLQAYFLLNAQNIGQFERTLIIVEEGAKAHYIEGCTAPTYASDSFHSGVIEIIAKDNANVRYSTIQNWSHNVYNLVTQRAMVHSGASMGWLDGNLGSKVTMKYPSCYLVGPGAHGEVLSIAFAGDGQHQDAGAKVIHAAPNTSSSVVSKSISKGEGTSSYRGLVQIHEGAENAKSNVECDALLLDDTSKTNTYPYIEIDEKTAHVGHEATVSKLNEEQIFYLMSRGLAEDEAMALIVRGFLEPVAKELPLEYAVELNRLIELEMEGSVG
- a CDS encoding aspartate carbamoyltransferase catalytic subunit codes for the protein MSAPLAHLRDEGDLDEARIHALFDTADVMAQVLERPVKRVPALQGFTIATAFFEDSTRTRLSFERAARAQSADVLTFAKGGTSLSKGESLYDTIATLAALKVDAFVVRHPAAGVPHQVARWTDAKVINAGDGRRAHPTQALLDAYAYRAAGGAAFDRTKLVILGDVAHSRVARSDAVLWARLGAEVVLCGPPTLLPPALAALPGVRLEPNVERALDGAHAVMPLRLQRERMDAARIPSLAAYARRYRLDAARLAQADPNAFVLHPGPMNRDVEIEGAVADGPRSLVTAQVAAGLPVRMAVLYHLLVGKEAA
- a CDS encoding solute carrier family 23 protein → MTDSTRRDDVRALLSRTEYRFDPRAIPIGIQMLFVAFGSLVLVPILTGLDPNVALFTAGAGTLVFQLVTRGRVPVFLASSFAFIAPIQIGVQRWGVAETLSGLVAAGLLYVALAGLIRARGVAAFERLLPPIVTGPVIMVIGLSLAPVAIDMAVNMDGAYAGSAVAVAMIALAATAATALVGRGLLRLTPILVGIAVGYVVAIPFGFVDLTPMREAAWLAVPAFVTPTFHLPAILFILPVALAPAIEHFGDVLAIRSVTGKDYLADPGVDRTMLGDGLATGVAGMLGGPPNTTYSEVSGAVALTRAFNPAVMTIAAVAAIVLAFVGKLGAFLQTIPAPVMGGILVLLFGGIVVVGMNTLVRARTDLNEARNLVIASVVLVFGVGGMLLEVGDLRLEGIGLAGLVGVLLNAVLPRGGGDAEDATQDAEGDADGADGAQATP